A region from the Muribaculum gordoncarteri genome encodes:
- a CDS encoding S-adenosylmethionine:tRNA ribosyltransferase-isomerase, with protein sequence MSQLSVQDIKIEDYNYPLPDERIARHPLAERDKCKLLVRDSHGNISEHLFADIAALLPSDSILVYNNTRVINARMRFRKGDGGALIEIFCLEPVSPVDYAVNFASTRECSWLCFVGNSKRWKQGVLTQKVTVGEIEITLTAERTGREGNASVVRFSWDDDNVTFSDVIGAVGEIPIPPYLNRSTEESDSTDYQTVYSHIDGSVAAPTAGLHFTPEVLDRVSQRGIPRRELTLHVGAGTFQPVKSDSIGEHEMHSEFIAVDRNLIAELADTSRQVIAVGTTSVRTLESLYHIGCLMYQGKWTGEVPQWYPYSEDHPRLSAAEALHCIVDALDRDGLSTLVGDTRIIIAPGYEFKIVKGIITNFHQPQSTLLLLVSAFVGGNWRDMYDFALERDFRFLSYGDASLLLP encoded by the coding sequence ATGTCACAACTGTCAGTCCAAGACATAAAGATAGAGGATTACAACTATCCTTTGCCCGATGAGCGCATTGCCCGTCACCCTCTTGCCGAGCGTGACAAGTGCAAGTTGCTCGTCCGCGATTCACACGGCAATATCAGCGAGCATCTGTTCGCCGATATTGCCGCTTTGCTTCCCTCCGACTCCATCCTCGTGTACAACAACACGCGTGTGATAAACGCACGTATGCGTTTCCGCAAGGGCGATGGGGGAGCGTTGATTGAGATTTTCTGCCTTGAACCGGTGTCGCCGGTTGACTATGCGGTCAACTTCGCATCGACCCGCGAGTGCTCATGGCTATGTTTCGTGGGCAACTCAAAGCGTTGGAAGCAGGGCGTGCTGACGCAGAAGGTCACCGTGGGCGAAATCGAAATAACGCTGACTGCCGAGCGCACGGGCCGTGAAGGCAATGCATCGGTGGTGCGCTTCAGCTGGGATGACGACAATGTCACATTCTCCGATGTTATAGGGGCGGTCGGGGAGATTCCCATTCCGCCTTATCTCAACCGTTCGACCGAGGAGAGCGACTCGACCGACTACCAGACGGTCTACAGTCATATTGACGGTTCGGTGGCCGCGCCTACGGCAGGACTTCACTTCACGCCCGAAGTGCTCGACCGGGTGTCGCAACGAGGCATCCCGAGGCGTGAGCTCACACTTCATGTGGGAGCCGGAACGTTCCAGCCTGTCAAAAGCGACTCGATAGGCGAGCATGAGATGCACAGCGAGTTCATTGCCGTGGATAGGAACCTGATTGCCGAGCTTGCCGATACAAGCCGTCAGGTGATAGCTGTAGGCACCACCTCGGTGCGCACCCTGGAGAGCCTTTACCACATCGGTTGCCTGATGTATCAGGGCAAATGGACGGGCGAAGTGCCGCAATGGTACCCCTATAGCGAGGATCATCCCCGACTGTCGGCTGCCGAGGCGTTGCATTGCATCGTTGACGCTCTTGACCGTGACGGGTTGTCGACGCTTGTAGGTGATACGCGCATAATCATCGCCCCGGGATATGAATTCAAGATTGTGAAAGGCATCATAACCAACTTCCATCAGCCGCAGTCGACGCTGCTGTTGCTCGTGTCGGCGTTTGTGGGTGGAAATTGGCGTGACATGTATGACTTCGCGCTTGAGCGTGATTTCCGCTTTTTGAGCTACGGCGACGCGTCGCTGCTGTTGCCGTAA
- a CDS encoding DUF2027 domain-containing protein has protein sequence MAQIGDIVRYLNSVGGGRIVKIEGNIAYVDEDGFETPVMLRECVVVTPATPKAKESKYVAPTIVPEQPAKPKPEEIEETETGDKLNIVLAYEPEEIKHLNTTEYDAYLVNDSNYFLYFTYLTRADGHDWATRYAGIVEPNIQIHLEHVTREQLPDMDRVAIQYVAFKRDKEFKLKAPVAVEYALDTTKFFKLHCFRDNVYFDTPVIALDIVKNDIPQRSMVIDSSRLEESMKAKRIADKPQRRPVEKKNRRHEIIEVDLHINQLLDTTAGLSNTDMLQVQLKEFNRVMTENIKNKGQKIVFIHGKGEGVLRNALLKELKHKYPHCDTQDASFREYGFGATQVTIR, from the coding sequence ATGGCACAAATAGGAGATATAGTGCGTTACCTCAACTCGGTAGGGGGAGGCCGCATAGTGAAAATCGAAGGCAATATTGCCTATGTGGACGAAGACGGATTTGAAACTCCCGTCATGCTGCGAGAGTGTGTGGTTGTGACACCTGCCACTCCCAAGGCCAAGGAGAGCAAGTATGTGGCACCCACGATAGTTCCCGAACAGCCCGCCAAACCGAAGCCCGAGGAGATCGAAGAAACCGAAACAGGCGACAAGCTCAACATCGTGCTCGCCTATGAGCCCGAGGAGATAAAGCACCTCAACACAACGGAGTATGACGCATACCTTGTCAACGACTCCAACTACTTCCTCTATTTCACCTACCTGACACGCGCCGACGGTCACGACTGGGCCACACGCTATGCTGGCATCGTTGAGCCAAACATACAGATACATCTCGAGCACGTGACGCGCGAGCAGCTGCCCGACATGGACCGCGTGGCCATACAATACGTGGCATTCAAGCGTGACAAGGAGTTCAAGCTCAAAGCTCCGGTAGCCGTTGAATACGCACTCGACACTACAAAGTTCTTCAAGCTACACTGCTTCCGCGACAATGTATATTTCGACACACCCGTCATAGCGCTGGACATCGTAAAGAACGACATCCCGCAACGCTCGATGGTCATCGACAGCAGCCGGCTTGAAGAGTCGATGAAGGCAAAACGAATCGCCGACAAGCCGCAACGCCGCCCGGTGGAGAAGAAAAACCGCCGTCACGAAATCATCGAAGTCGACCTGCACATCAACCAGCTGCTCGACACCACGGCCGGACTGAGCAACACCGACATGCTCCAGGTTCAGCTGAAGGAGTTTAACCGCGTCATGACCGAGAACATCAAAAACAAGGGACAGAAAATCGTGTTTATCCACGGCAAAGGCGAGGGAGTGCTGCGTAACGCACTACTTAAGGAGCTGAAACACAAATATCCCCACTGCGACACACAGGACGCATCATTCCGCGAGTACGGATTCGGAGCAACGCAAGTCACGATAAGATGA
- a CDS encoding T9SS type A sorting domain-containing protein yields MDMLAYDYPEVGFNAVCKEFNGYRELLTRKDLTDALLKKCEAIPAGIASILNKDEVTQGDYSFKCYILFHMMGIDKVTSSLDAEKSAKFAASIREAATKMKAYPDIFGISYRTGVKKSGISLLSNPVYNDATRTIPNGYLVYIKELVSGDFSSSEKKNYKNWAINVYKVEFVEDATYTYNCHFYGWYMQSIHNSERLWLNNPSIYWESGLYYEVPEKEGEVVLYYDSSDFWYYKCWHSARRINSNQYVSKWGAGCLVKHTPTNVPEEYGKSRKYYKRYRPTIDGPVLTSSSGTYSIDLLPPGYSVTWSLSDSYYAQNCMTVDANGSCTITRATNRDMDNATLTATLHYNGHVATTVTKTIHAYSGFKATYDWTDPNNKQSLDYPYIIYRQSTHKGQGLNIYSLNLINATVAYDGDMVPTRWVYDDYNGYINVRFDSDTRAQAFVITVNCEAGEYRIIVLNQARSYSLSAGMDGDNLNVSIGNENSDALAQKFSTVGVQASAEELEWTLEVYDTVNSRMVYSGKVMSTETSINTSGWTPGIYVVRATLGDNTLSKKILIK; encoded by the coding sequence ATGGACATGTTGGCGTATGATTATCCGGAGGTCGGTTTTAATGCCGTGTGCAAGGAGTTCAACGGCTACCGTGAACTGTTGACACGAAAAGACCTGACTGATGCCCTATTGAAAAAATGCGAAGCGATTCCCGCCGGGATAGCGTCCATCCTGAACAAAGACGAAGTTACCCAAGGCGATTACTCCTTCAAGTGCTATATCCTGTTCCATATGATGGGGATTGACAAGGTAACAAGCTCCCTTGATGCGGAAAAGTCAGCAAAGTTTGCCGCCTCAATAAGGGAAGCCGCCACAAAGATGAAGGCATATCCCGATATTTTTGGGATTTCATATCGTACGGGAGTTAAGAAAAGTGGCATATCTTTACTCTCAAATCCCGTATATAATGACGCAACGAGAACAATCCCCAATGGATATTTAGTATATATTAAAGAGTTAGTATCCGGTGATTTCTCTTCCTCCGAGAAAAAGAACTATAAAAATTGGGCAATTAATGTTTATAAAGTGGAATTTGTCGAAGATGCGACATATACTTATAATTGTCATTTTTATGGATGGTATATGCAAAGTATACATAACAGTGAACGGCTCTGGCTGAACAATCCCAGTATTTATTGGGAAAGCGGATTGTACTATGAAGTTCCTGAAAAAGAAGGGGAAGTGGTGCTTTATTATGATTCGTCAGATTTTTGGTATTATAAGTGCTGGCATTCTGCTCGGCGCATAAACAGTAACCAATATGTATCCAAATGGGGAGCCGGATGCTTGGTTAAACATACGCCTACAAATGTCCCCGAGGAATATGGTAAATCACGAAAATATTACAAGCGTTATAGACCGACTATTGACGGACCGGTATTAACATCATCAAGTGGCACATATTCCATTGACCTGTTACCTCCGGGGTATAGCGTAACATGGAGTCTTTCCGACAGCTATTATGCACAAAACTGCATGACTGTGGATGCCAACGGGAGCTGCACCATAACACGTGCCACCAACCGTGATATGGACAATGCCACACTTACCGCCACCTTACATTATAATGGACATGTGGCAACAACAGTGACAAAAACCATACATGCCTATTCAGGATTTAAAGCCACCTATGACTGGACGGATCCAAACAATAAGCAATCACTTGACTATCCTTATATCATATATCGTCAATCCACTCATAAAGGGCAGGGATTAAATATATATTCTCTTAATCTAATAAATGCCACGGTTGCTTATGATGGCGATATGGTTCCTACTCGTTGGGTATATGACGATTACAACGGCTACATAAATGTCCGTTTTGATTCAGATACACGAGCCCAAGCATTCGTCATCACAGTGAATTGTGAAGCCGGAGAATATAGAATAATTGTACTAAATCAAGCTCGTTCTTACAGCCTTTCCGCAGGAATGGACGGAGATAACTTAAATGTAAGTATTGGTAATGAAAATTCTGACGCTCTTGCTCAGAAGTTTTCCACTGTTGGCGTTCAAGCATCGGCAGAAGAATTGGAGTGGACTCTTGAGGTGTACGATACGGTTAATAGTAGGATGGTGTATTCTGGTAAAGTAATGAGCACCGAAACTTCAATAAATACCTCAGGCTGGACTCCGGGCATCTATGTAGTCCGTGCCACATTGGGTGACAATACTTTAAGCAAGAAGATATTAATTAAATAA
- a CDS encoding META domain-containing protein, which produces MMRKIFIACVAASMAALFACQSSKTVKATLSDLKGEWNIVSVDGEDVTVPEDQDAPFIGFDTTEGQLYGNASCNYLMGSFDINAAPGVIDFSGMASTRRMCPDMALEQKILEAFGQVKSYSLTADGDIQLSNADGKAVMLLEKRDPQVSARELNGVWNVKTLADTPVESPEGKPYQFTFNLNDMTFFVTTDCNNLSGQFKSEANELEFFSVTATMMACENMAFEDNIKTVINDVSTFKITSDTLLTLFNKENIPVVTMVKESSL; this is translated from the coding sequence ATGATGAGAAAAATCTTTATTGCATGTGTGGCCGCATCGATGGCCGCATTGTTTGCATGTCAGTCGTCTAAGACTGTAAAGGCAACATTGTCCGACCTCAAGGGAGAGTGGAATATTGTAAGTGTTGATGGCGAAGATGTTACCGTGCCTGAAGATCAGGATGCTCCGTTTATAGGATTTGACACCACTGAGGGTCAGCTATATGGTAATGCAAGTTGTAACTATCTTATGGGTTCGTTTGACATTAACGCAGCTCCCGGCGTGATCGATTTCTCGGGAATGGCAAGCACTCGCCGCATGTGTCCCGACATGGCTCTTGAGCAGAAGATACTTGAGGCTTTCGGCCAGGTTAAATCATATTCATTGACCGCCGACGGTGACATTCAGCTGTCAAATGCCGACGGAAAGGCTGTAATGCTTCTTGAGAAGCGTGACCCGCAGGTGTCGGCTCGCGAGCTCAACGGAGTGTGGAACGTAAAGACTTTGGCCGATACCCCGGTTGAATCACCCGAAGGCAAGCCCTATCAGTTCACTTTCAACTTGAACGACATGACATTCTTCGTGACTACCGACTGCAACAACCTGAGCGGTCAGTTCAAGTCGGAGGCCAATGAGCTGGAATTCTTCTCGGTAACAGCCACTATGATGGCTTGCGAAAACATGGCATTCGAGGATAACATCAAGACCGTTATCAACGATGTGTCGACCTTCAAGATCACTTCCGACACACTGCTTACCTTGTTCAATAAGGAGAATATTCCTGTTGTGACAATGGTTAAGGAGTCGTCGCTCTAA
- a CDS encoding tyrosine-protein phosphatase, whose amino-acid sequence MTSIFNSLFKRQRQPLFFATDIHCHILPGIDDGAPDADYGAELVMRMSAWGLSRIIATPHVVGEVYENTPESISAALTRLQESMHAKGIPTTVQSAAEHRLDDLFSRNIIADTLISHPGKHVLIENSFMQEARDIDSIVIRLTNRGYIPIMAHPERFVYYHSANLKRYFELHRLGVRFQVNLLSIAGRYGSEPRHVAERLIEAGIVDFFGTDVHRHEHCDAIEAFLSSRNYDKLLNAIKKRPCLNDTAFNVS is encoded by the coding sequence ATGACAAGCATATTCAATAGCCTTTTCAAGCGGCAACGGCAACCGCTCTTTTTCGCCACCGACATTCATTGCCACATATTGCCGGGCATCGACGACGGAGCTCCCGACGCCGATTACGGCGCGGAACTTGTCATGAGAATGTCGGCCTGGGGATTGTCACGCATAATCGCGACACCCCATGTCGTAGGCGAAGTCTATGAGAACACGCCCGAATCAATCTCGGCAGCCCTGACCCGACTGCAAGAAAGCATGCACGCAAAGGGCATCCCGACTACCGTCCAATCGGCTGCCGAGCATCGTCTTGACGACCTGTTCAGCCGCAACATCATCGCCGACACCCTAATAAGTCATCCCGGCAAGCATGTCCTCATCGAAAACTCATTCATGCAGGAAGCGCGTGACATCGACAGCATCGTCATTCGCCTCACCAATCGAGGTTACATCCCCATCATGGCCCACCCCGAACGCTTTGTCTACTATCACTCAGCCAACCTGAAGCGTTACTTCGAGCTGCATCGGCTCGGCGTCAGGTTCCAGGTCAACCTGCTTTCAATTGCGGGGCGTTACGGTTCGGAGCCAAGACACGTGGCCGAGCGGCTGATTGAGGCCGGAATTGTCGACTTTTTCGGCACCGATGTTCACCGTCACGAACACTGCGACGCCATCGAGGCATTCCTGTCGTCACGCAATTACGACAAGCTGCTCAATGCCATAAAGAAAAGGCCGTGCCTTAACGACACAGCCTTTAATGTATCATAA
- a CDS encoding EFR1 family ferrodoxin (N-terminal region resembles flavodoxins. C-terminal ferrodoxin region binds two 4Fe-4S clusters.) → MIIYFSGTGNSRHVASLLQQRMKGEMVKIDAKSIDTASTTHLSPDSDEPLIWVFPIYSWGVPPVVVKYMSAINGDLARNKHYMVCTCGDDIGLAHEQWRDIMRSRGWNAVTAYSVQMPNTYVTFPGFDIDTEEVEADKLSRCDKRVDHIVSCIKSGTPGDDVVTGGMKWIKSRMIYPLFIRRMMSPRPFHCLDNQCIGCGLCAKACPMDNVTLDENHRPQWSDNCAMCLACYHACPKHAVAYGRLTDKKGQYRLPEQIAD, encoded by the coding sequence ATGATAATATATTTCAGCGGGACAGGCAACTCCCGTCACGTGGCATCGCTGCTGCAACAAAGGATGAAGGGCGAAATGGTGAAAATCGACGCCAAGTCAATCGACACGGCATCGACGACCCACCTGTCGCCCGACAGCGACGAACCGCTTATATGGGTATTCCCCATATACTCATGGGGAGTGCCTCCGGTGGTTGTGAAATATATGTCGGCAATCAACGGCGATCTCGCCCGTAACAAGCACTACATGGTGTGCACCTGCGGCGACGACATAGGCCTCGCCCACGAGCAGTGGCGTGACATAATGCGGAGCCGGGGGTGGAACGCGGTAACGGCCTACTCGGTGCAGATGCCCAACACCTACGTTACGTTTCCCGGATTTGACATCGACACCGAAGAGGTGGAGGCCGACAAGCTGTCGCGATGCGACAAGCGCGTCGACCACATCGTGTCGTGCATAAAATCAGGAACGCCCGGCGACGATGTAGTCACCGGAGGCATGAAATGGATTAAGTCACGCATGATTTATCCGCTATTCATAAGACGCATGATGTCACCCCGGCCGTTTCACTGCCTCGACAATCAATGCATAGGCTGTGGACTATGTGCCAAGGCATGCCCCATGGACAACGTGACGCTCGATGAAAATCATCGCCCGCAATGGAGCGACAATTGCGCCATGTGCCTTGCATGCTACCACGCATGCCCGAAACACGCCGTGGCCTACGGCAGGCTGACGGATAAGAAAGGACAATACCGACTACCCGAGCAAATCGCTGATTAG